A single window of Nicotiana sylvestris chromosome 3, ASM39365v2, whole genome shotgun sequence DNA harbors:
- the LOC138887662 gene encoding uncharacterized protein yields the protein MVENHKQWHEKLPFAFLGYRTTIHTSTGATPYMLVYGTKAIIPAEVEIPSLRIIQETELRDAEWIRSHYEQLALIDVKRMNVVCHGHLYQNRMFRAFNKRVKQRQFEPGQLVLKKIFPHQDEAKGKLSPNWQGHYMVHRVLTGGALILAKMVGEIHPKPINSDAVKRYYA from the coding sequence atggtagaaaaccacaagcaatggcacgagaaactaCCTTTTGCTtttttgggataccgcactacaattcacacatcaaccggggcaactccttacatgctggtttatggtaccaaagCTATCATCCCAGCTGAGGTAGAGATCCcttccttaagaatcatacaggaaactGAACTCAgagatgcagaatggataaggagccactatgaacaattggcccttatagatgtaAAAAGGATGAACGTAGTATGTCACGGTCAtctttaccagaacagaatgtttAGAGCTTTCAATAAAAGGGTCAAACAAAGGCAATTTGAACCAGGACAGCTggtactgaagaagatcttcccacatcaagatgaagctaaagggaaattatctcccaactggcaaggtcattatatggttcacagggtgctaacaggaggagcactcatacttgcaaagATGGTTGGAGAAATCCatccaaaaccaatcaattcagatgcagtcaagagatactatgcttag